One Desulfovibrio inopinatus DSM 10711 DNA segment encodes these proteins:
- a CDS encoding nucleoside hydrolase produces the protein MKLSLILALCVLVCCPSLSLAKQSAYHASPQEKTSPHKPKKKIIIDTDMGWDDTLSTLYLMKRPDIEIIGMSVTGCGETNLRWGRVIARSLMDLGDRAHVPVSAGTSTPMKFDHIFPQNFRNDMNDLMGLLGTINPTIDVKLDPRPAWKLLSDLLNTTKEPVTILCLGGFTNLAMMLKEYPDTKIDMIKNVYAMAGAIFVDGNVALLNNARKSWDQGPVYGQNYRAEWNIFVDPLAAKTVFESKIPLTLIPLDACDYVLLSPKVVNTIKGNDSISQLAKNILTEKVGPHKEGIPVPIFDPLATMVMAHGLKNYEYVSVYLDVDIQESEEHDTCGRLIHVDNGSRKIRVIQGVSNYLFAKDFAAVLNNN, from the coding sequence ATGAAATTATCTCTGATTCTTGCACTCTGTGTTCTTGTTTGTTGCCCCTCCCTATCGCTCGCGAAACAATCGGCATACCATGCATCTCCCCAAGAAAAAACGTCACCGCACAAGCCAAAGAAAAAAATCATTATCGATACAGATATGGGGTGGGATGACACCTTATCGACATTGTATCTGATGAAACGACCCGATATCGAAATCATCGGAATGTCCGTTACTGGCTGCGGTGAAACGAATTTGCGATGGGGCAGGGTTATTGCTCGAAGTTTGATGGACTTGGGAGATCGCGCTCACGTTCCCGTAAGTGCCGGGACAAGTACCCCGATGAAGTTCGACCATATATTCCCACAAAACTTTCGCAACGATATGAACGACCTGATGGGGCTCTTGGGAACAATCAATCCGACGATAGACGTCAAGCTCGATCCGAGGCCGGCTTGGAAACTCCTCTCCGACCTGTTGAACACAACCAAAGAGCCCGTGACTATTTTATGTCTCGGCGGATTCACCAACCTCGCCATGATGTTGAAAGAATACCCTGATACAAAAATTGATATGATCAAAAACGTCTATGCCATGGCTGGAGCCATTTTTGTCGATGGCAACGTTGCCCTGCTCAACAATGCCCGAAAATCATGGGATCAAGGGCCTGTCTATGGACAAAACTATCGCGCCGAATGGAATATATTTGTCGACCCTTTGGCCGCAAAAACGGTGTTCGAATCAAAAATTCCGCTCACATTGATTCCTCTTGATGCTTGTGACTACGTTCTATTGTCTCCAAAAGTCGTCAACACCATCAAAGGCAATGATTCGATTTCGCAACTGGCAAAAAATATTCTGACAGAAAAAGTCGGACCGCATAAAGAAGGCATCCCCGTGCCTATTTTCGATCCTCTCGCAACCATGGTCATGGCACACGGTCTGAAGAACTACGAATACGTCTCGGTCTATCTCGACGTTGATATCCAGGAATCCGAAGAACACGACACCTGCGGTCGCCTCATTCACGTCGACAACGGATCACGCAAAATCCGCGTCATCCAGGGGGTTTCCAACTATCTGTTTGCAAAAGATTTTGCGGCGGTATTGAACAATAATTAA
- a CDS encoding phosphatidylserine decarboxylase family protein yields MKRRLWLAGVVGTLCLVLIAVSVPPVWADTPAASPPYQVGKWLPSDQHTLDEWKAKLIQETEAETVQRPLLPVIRDFKRLIERDPQLFMLFTEMFNQVPRTPEYANDPTGSPQIRNYHQMLQLMNVILTQAPEFNTTGLVGFPVNAILDWPMGTQAGSVAFLNTKVNRQLKKILNQWAVFLESPDSRYVLSDDPEHGWFGRDAQKAMPTFVDDFICDPKAPYYGFTSWDDFFTRQFREGRRPVAEPENDAVVANACESAPYRLATNVKFRDTFWIKGQPYSLTHMFGGDPMAKQFVGGTIYQAFLSALSYHRWHSPVSGRVVRTKLLDGSYYAEAQSEGFDPAGPNMSQGYITNVAARALVCIDADNPDIGLMCTMFVGMAEVSSNEVTVYEGQHVNKGDQLGMFHFGGSTHTLMFRPGVELDFDLHGQEPGLDSHNIPVRAKIATVKTGT; encoded by the coding sequence ATGAAAAGGCGTTTGTGGTTGGCTGGTGTCGTTGGCACATTGTGTCTGGTGTTGATTGCTGTTTCGGTGCCGCCTGTTTGGGCGGATACGCCAGCGGCATCACCACCGTATCAGGTGGGGAAGTGGCTTCCGTCGGATCAACACACGTTGGACGAATGGAAAGCAAAGCTCATTCAGGAAACAGAAGCCGAGACGGTACAACGTCCACTGTTGCCTGTCATTCGAGACTTCAAAAGACTGATTGAAAGAGATCCTCAACTCTTCATGCTGTTTACTGAGATGTTCAATCAGGTTCCCCGCACGCCGGAATATGCCAATGATCCCACCGGCAGTCCGCAAATTCGAAATTATCACCAGATGTTGCAGTTGATGAATGTTATTTTGACACAGGCACCGGAATTCAACACAACCGGCTTGGTTGGGTTTCCCGTTAATGCGATTTTGGATTGGCCTATGGGCACGCAGGCTGGGTCCGTGGCCTTTTTGAATACAAAAGTGAATCGCCAGTTGAAGAAGATTCTTAATCAATGGGCTGTGTTCCTTGAATCCCCTGATTCACGCTACGTATTGAGCGATGACCCTGAACACGGTTGGTTCGGTCGGGATGCCCAAAAAGCGATGCCGACCTTTGTGGACGACTTTATCTGCGATCCCAAGGCGCCATATTATGGATTTACGTCATGGGATGACTTTTTCACTCGCCAGTTTCGCGAAGGACGGCGTCCCGTGGCCGAGCCTGAGAATGATGCTGTGGTGGCCAATGCGTGCGAGTCTGCGCCGTATCGTCTGGCAACGAACGTTAAATTTCGTGACACGTTTTGGATCAAAGGTCAGCCGTATTCTTTGACCCACATGTTCGGCGGCGATCCCATGGCAAAGCAGTTTGTGGGCGGAACCATCTATCAAGCGTTCCTCAGTGCATTGAGTTATCACCGTTGGCATAGCCCGGTCAGTGGACGGGTGGTACGAACCAAACTGCTGGATGGGTCCTATTATGCCGAAGCACAAAGCGAAGGCTTTGACCCGGCCGGCCCCAATATGTCGCAAGGCTATATCACCAATGTCGCCGCCCGCGCCTTGGTTTGCATCGACGCCGATAACCCGGATATCGGCCTGATGTGTACGATGTTCGTCGGTATGGCCGAAGTCTCGTCCAACGAAGTCACGGTCTACGAAGGCCAACACGTCAACAAGGGCGATCAACTCGGCATGTTCCACTTCGGTGGCTCCACCCATACCCTCATGTTCCGCCCCGGTGTCGAACTCGACTTCGACCTGCACGGTCAAGAGCCAGGTTTGGACTCCCACAATATCCCGGTACGCGCTAAAATTGCGACGGTGAAAACGGGGACATGA